In the genome of Polynucleobacter sp. TSB-Sco08W16, the window GTTGCTAAATGATATTGATGTGATTGGTATTAGCCCTGGTTTATCGCCATTCCAAGAGCCAACCGAATCATTCTTGATTGCGGCTCGCAAGGCGAGAGTAGATGTTTGGAGTGAAATTGAGTTCTTCGCTCGTGCTGTAGATGCTTTGACTCGTATGTCAGCGACAAAAGAATCTGTCTATACCTCTACAGTATTGGCAATTACTGGAACTAATGGAAAAACGACTACAACTGCCTTAACTGGACAGTTATGTGAACGTGCTGGAAAGAAAGTGGCGGTTGCCGGGAACATCAGCCCCGCAGCTCTCGACAAACTTATGACTTGTTTGGATGGTGCAGATCAATTAGAAGATATGCCAGATGTTTGGGTATTAGAGCTATCTAGCTTCCAATTGGTTTATACCTATTCTTTGAATGCAACAGCAGCTACAGTTTTAAATATCACTCAGGATCACTTGGATTGGCATGGTGATATGTCTGCATATGTTGAGGCGAAATCGAAGATCTTTGGAGGTGAGACGATTTGTGTTTTAAATCGGGATGATCCTTTGGTCATGGGTTTGCTAAGCGATGAACAAAAAGCAGAAAAGGCAATCGTTACCTTTGGCTCTAATCGGCCAGATGAGCAAGGCGCTTTTGGCATTGAGCATGATTTACGCGCAGGTGGAATTGATTGGTTGGTATGGGCAGAGGTGGATGAAGATCTTGAACCCAAACCTAAGCGTCGCCGTAAGTCTATGGCAATTGAAGAAGATGAGCCATTGCGCTTGAAGCGCTTGATTCCAGCTGATGCACTGCGTATTCGTGGTCGTCACAATGCGTTAAATGCTTTAGCAGCACTTGCATTAGCCCGTGCTGCTGGTTTACCAATGAATGTTTTACTCCATGGTTTGCGTGATTACCATGGCGAACCTCATCGTGTACAAAGCATTGCGATTGTGAATGATGTTGAGTATGTAGACGACAGTAAAGGCACTAATGTTGGTGCGACAGTAGCCGCCTTGAATGGTTTGGGCAGCAATGAATCAGGTAAAAGAATTTGGTTGATTGCTGGCGGAGATGGAAAAGGACAAGACTTTAGTCCATTAAGTGAACCTGCATTACGTTTTGTTAAGGGTGCTTTCTTGATTGGCAAAGACGGTGAAAAAATAGCCGAATCAATGGGGGATGTCCCTTGCGTAATTAGTGGCACTCTATCAGCGGCCGTCCAAGCCGCCGCTTCAAAGGCGGTATCAGGCGACTTAGTTTTATTGTCACCTGCTTGTGCAAGCCTAGATCAGTTCCGAGATTACAAAGAGCGAGCGCAGGCATTCGTTGCAGAGGTAGAAGAGCTGGGAATGCGTTTTGAGGGAGTTCAAGCGTGAGCTTAAAAGAAAAACTATTCCCGCAAAACCGCCTCGGCTTTGATCGCTTTTGGAATTTCTCAAGAGGTGGGATTGATAACTTCCGTAGTGGATTAAGAGATGCTGTTTCTGGCGTGGAGCAGACTCGTTCACGCATGATGGAATATGACCAGTTATTAGTATGGGCAGTTTTATCTTTGGCCTTAATTGGTTTGGTGATGGTGTATTCAGCCTCAATTACTTTGGCTGATGGCCCTAAGTATGCCAACTACAGTAGCAACTTCTTCTTGATTCGCCATCTGATCTCATTAGCTATTGCAATTGCCGTAGGTTTTTGGGCTTTTAAGATTCCTACTAAAGTATGGGATCGCTATTCACCAGTTATTTTTGGTTTCACTGTTCTATTGCTGATTGCCGTATTAATTCCGGGCATTGGTAAGGGTGTAAATGGTGCTAAACGTTGGATTCCACTGGGCTTAATGAACTTCCAGCCTTCTGAGTTAATGAAATTTGCCGCCGTTATTTTTGCAGCAAGCTATACAGTGCAACGTCAAGAGTATTTGCATTCCTTCTCTAAAGGAATGTTACCCATGGGTATTGCAGTTGCTCTCGTTGGTGGCCTCTTAATGAAAGAGCCTGATATGGGTGCATTCGTAGTGGTTGCCTTGATTGCATTCGGTATCTTGTTTTTAGGCGGCA includes:
- the ftsW gene encoding putative lipid II flippase FtsW; this translates as MDNFRSGLRDAVSGVEQTRSRMMEYDQLLVWAVLSLALIGLVMVYSASITLADGPKYANYSSNFFLIRHLISLAIAIAVGFWAFKIPTKVWDRYSPVIFGFTVLLLIAVLIPGIGKGVNGAKRWIPLGLMNFQPSELMKFAAVIFAASYTVQRQEYLHSFSKGMLPMGIAVALVGGLLMKEPDMGAFVVVALIAFGILFLGGINAKLFGGLIVVGLLSGAAMIALSPFRRGRMLAFMDPWQVDNAANKGYQLTHSLMAFGRGEWFGTGLGGSVEKLHYLPEAHTDFIMAVIGEELGFVGVVVMIFLFYWIVRRAFIIGRTALQLDRSFAGLAAKGVAIWIGWQAFINMGVNLGLLPTKGLTLPLVSYGGSGILMNAVAIAMLLRIDYENRILMRGGKL
- the murD gene encoding UDP-N-acetylmuramoyl-L-alanine--D-glutamate ligase, with the translated sequence MLTLENTFANPSSVADSGYEAPHRFLILGLGESGIAMAKWCLRNGAAVRLVDTRDRSKFSEHQLASLAELEFAGLKDVQFGPLNDQLLNDIDVIGISPGLSPFQEPTESFLIAARKARVDVWSEIEFFARAVDALTRMSATKESVYTSTVLAITGTNGKTTTTALTGQLCERAGKKVAVAGNISPAALDKLMTCLDGADQLEDMPDVWVLELSSFQLVYTYSLNATAATVLNITQDHLDWHGDMSAYVEAKSKIFGGETICVLNRDDPLVMGLLSDEQKAEKAIVTFGSNRPDEQGAFGIEHDLRAGGIDWLVWAEVDEDLEPKPKRRRKSMAIEEDEPLRLKRLIPADALRIRGRHNALNALAALALARAAGLPMNVLLHGLRDYHGEPHRVQSIAIVNDVEYVDDSKGTNVGATVAALNGLGSNESGKRIWLIAGGDGKGQDFSPLSEPALRFVKGAFLIGKDGEKIAESMGDVPCVISGTLSAAVQAAASKAVSGDLVLLSPACASLDQFRDYKERAQAFVAEVEELGMRFEGVQA